TCGAATGGATCGTGGAAAAAAACCAGGTCAAATCACCAGCCATTATGGTCGTTGGAGAAATTGTACGTTTTTATGAGGAGATGAAAAATTTGAAAAATGGCTGTGCGTCCATTCTATCCCCTATATAAGGGATAGGAATGAACGATATTACAGGAAAAAGAACCACTCTCCGTTTTGCAGAAGCGGAAGGATTTGTATACTGCCAAAAAGAAACGATCGAAAGAATAGTATCCAAAACTTTACCAAAAGGAGATTTGTTTGAAGTAGCGAAAGCATCAGCTCTGTTAGGTGCCAAACAAACATCAAATCTCATTCCTCATTGCCACCCCGTTCCCATTGATTTTTTTTCCATAAATTTTGAAATTTTAGAAGATAAAAATGCAGTTCGTATCACCACTCAGGCAAAATCCATTGGGAAAACGGGAATCGAAATGGAAGCATTAACTGGAGTAACTGTTGCATCCCTTGTCATTTATGATTTATTAAAACCAATTGATAAAACATTAGAGATATCGTCTGTTAGACTTTTAGAAAAACGAGGTGGAAAAACAGACAAACAAATCTCTAAATTTGCCACTGGATCTTCTGCAAAAATATTAGTTTGTTCCGATTCCTGTTTTGCTGGTAAAAAAGAAGATGGATCAGGAAAAATTATCGCCGAACTTTTAACAAATGAAGGTGTCGATGTAATCGAAACAAAGATTGTTCCTGACGAACCAGAAGAAATCAAAAATGCCATTAAGAATTGGGTTATAGAAAATGTTGATTTGATCATTACAACTGGTGGAACGGGACTTGGGCCAAGAGATAATACTACAGATACCGTAAAATCTTTGTTAGAGAAAGAAATTCCAGGAGTTTCAGAAGTCATGCGATCCTTCGGACAAGATCGGACACCATTTGCAATGTTATCTCGTTCAATCGCAGGAAACATTGGAAAAACGATCGTTATTTCAGTTCCCGGAAGTACGAATGGTGCTAAAGAAAGTATGACGGCAATTTTACCAGCCATCTTTCATGCTAAAAAAATGATGAGAGGCGAAGGTCATTGATTTCATACTTAGAAGCTTTAGAATTGATTCTTAAGGAATCCATTCCTTTCGGAAATGAATTTGTACCCATTGGCGAATCTTTCGGTCGTGTGAATTCCGAAAACATTTTAGCGGATCGAGATTACCCACCCTTCCATCGTTCTGCAATGGATGGATTTGCGATTTCATCCAATGAGTTTTCAAATAAGAAAACTTATGTATACAATCGAGAACTTCATGCAGGCGAAACCATTACAAAATTGCCGAATGAATCTACAATTCGAATCATGACAGGTGCACCTGTTCCCGATGGATATGATGCGGTAATTAAAATTGAAGATACCAAACTTTCCGAAGAGAATGGAAAAAAAACTGTTTTGTTTCAAAACTCTGAAATTCGTGCTTGGTTGAATATCGCCAAACAAGGTGAAGATGCAAAGAAAGGTGATTTACTCCTTCCAATCGGAACTTCAATCAATATATCGGAAATTTCATTACTAGCGAGTCTGGGAATAGACTCTGTTCCTGTTTTTTCCTTACCAAAAGTTAAAATCATTTCAACAGGAAATGAAGTAGTTCCGATAGAAATTTTACCCCTTCCCCATCAAATCCGAGATTCAAATTCATTTACGATCACCGCTTCTCTTGCAAAATTTAAAATCATCCCACATTCCATAACTCATGTAATAGATGATGAATCTAAAATGAGAAATGCCGTCGAACAAGGGTTAGATTCAGATATACTGATTTTATCTGGTGGTGTTTCGGTGGGCGAAAAAGATTTGGTTCCTTCTATATTAAACCAATTGGGTGTCTCCACTATCTTTCATAAAACTGCAATCAAACCTGG
The sequence above is a segment of the Leptospira sp. WS39.C2 genome. Coding sequences within it:
- the moaCB gene encoding bifunctional molybdenum cofactor biosynthesis protein MoaC/MoaB; the encoded protein is MNDITGKRTTLRFAEAEGFVYCQKETIERIVSKTLPKGDLFEVAKASALLGAKQTSNLIPHCHPVPIDFFSINFEILEDKNAVRITTQAKSIGKTGIEMEALTGVTVASLVIYDLLKPIDKTLEISSVRLLEKRGGKTDKQISKFATGSSAKILVCSDSCFAGKKEDGSGKIIAELLTNEGVDVIETKIVPDEPEEIKNAIKNWVIENVDLIITTGGTGLGPRDNTTDTVKSLLEKEIPGVSEVMRSFGQDRTPFAMLSRSIAGNIGKTIVISVPGSTNGAKESMTAILPAIFHAKKMMRGEGH
- a CDS encoding molybdopterin molybdotransferase MoeA, with the translated sequence MISYLEALELILKESIPFGNEFVPIGESFGRVNSENILADRDYPPFHRSAMDGFAISSNEFSNKKTYVYNRELHAGETITKLPNESTIRIMTGAPVPDGYDAVIKIEDTKLSEENGKKTVLFQNSEIRAWLNIAKQGEDAKKGDLLLPIGTSINISEISLLASLGIDSVPVFSLPKVKIISTGNEVVPIEILPLPHQIRDSNSFTITASLAKFKIIPHSITHVIDDESKMRNAVEQGLDSDILILSGGVSVGEKDLVPSILNQLGVSTIFHKTAIKPGKPIWFGKKGKTFVFGLPGNPMSVQTCFRILIDPFLRKSLGLQKEIFLKLPFSDSKNKKHNLTEFFPVRLFTKDKTYISPIPFNGSGDIKAGRFSDGLAIFPQNQNQLLPEEMIEFLPW